ATGATCTGATCTCAAATCTTCAAGGCAATAATCCGCTGATGAACAGCCGTTTGGAAAGCATAACACGTGGTATGATGGCGAAGGGTATAAATCCAGTTGCAGCAAAACAAGCTGCTGTCAGTAACCTCGATTTCATCGTGTCGGGTCAGGCCCAGATGCAGGCCTATCTGGATGGTTTTCTTCTTATTTCCGTGTTTTTTATCTGCACACTTCCCTTTATGCTTATGCTGAGCAATCAGGATATGGATGCCGAAACCAGGGCCAAAGTAGCTGCGGCTGCTCATTAATTTAAAATCATTTATCTATCATGAAACGTTTCATTTTCATCCTTTTTATAGGTTTTAGCGCCGGGCAGCTTCATGCGCAGCATGTTCCTTTGGATCTTAAAACATTGATCAATCAGTCTTTCAGTTATTTCCCGGCTTTCAAGGAACTTGACCAGGCCGTTGCTGTGGAAAACCAGCGGATCGATCTGGCCAAAGCTGCCGGGCTGCCCTCGGTAGCAGCCACGGGTTCTTACAATTATCTGCATCCGGTTTCGGTCGTGACAATTCCATTGGGTGACCAGGTGACCAGACTTAACATAATGCCAAACAATAATTACAAAACCATGGTCAACGGAAGTTATACACTTTGGGATTTTGGTGCTGTAAAAACAGTTGTTGAAAGAGCAAAAGCGGGACTTCAATATGCAAAGGACAACGCCCTTTACAACAAAAACCAGATGGCTTTTCAGGTTGCCAATATTTATTTCCAGATTGCTTACCTGAAAAGTGCAATTGCCATTCAGGACAGTGTGATCAATTTTTTACAGTTTAACAAACGAGATACCGAGATTAAATTTAAAAACGGAGACGCCCTGAAATATGATGTCCTGTCGATACAATCCACTATTGATCAGGAAAATAACAGGAAAATAGATCTGCAAAATAACCTGAGCAAGCAATATAATCTGATGCAGTACGCCACTGGTGTTCAGGTTA
The nucleotide sequence above comes from Dyadobacter subterraneus. Encoded proteins:
- a CDS encoding TolC family protein, translating into MKRFIFILFIGFSAGQLHAQHVPLDLKTLINQSFSYFPAFKELDQAVAVENQRIDLAKAAGLPSVAATGSYNYLHPVSVVTIPLGDQVTRLNIMPNNNYKTMVNGSYTLWDFGAVKTVVERAKAGLQYAKDNALYNKNQMAFQVANIYFQIAYLKSAIAIQDSVINFLQFNKRDTEIKFKNGDALKYDVLSIQSTIDQENNRKIDLQNNLSKQYNLMQYATGVQVSKEGTDFNFPAITESSDATGILENAKTGNAEYLLLKDKITLAEAELKMSQIQGKPSLVLNAGTGFANGYVPGINKLRYTYQAGITLNIPIYQGGRIKKQVSLSQGQLLQSKLAQQSLDNTFSRDIAQTLTDVESNKSSLVNANEQIMEAKEAQKFAQSRFRNGTGTNLELTNASTNVQRAELTRLQYQYQLCIATLELARLEGLVYW